One Chroicocephalus ridibundus chromosome 10, bChrRid1.1, whole genome shotgun sequence DNA window includes the following coding sequences:
- the ZXDC gene encoding zinc finger protein ZXDC, translating to METQGLPAAEAARARPGAQHGGPAAPPAAPRRPPPPPDWEPAAAAASTSSAASTTASGLYVSFPVLLVEEKPEPGASPAPSPCAPPAGPAPDNDGLLLVFNVVRGAAEAGPGGGEAARAQPGPPAAEPPEEAPGSAPPPPPPPPPPPPLPPAGGDGGAEDGSFSGTITINNQSLVVRIENGVLTLGPGAEQAAGSAPPPPPAASPAEPPGGPRPRSPPAFPCPEPRCGEAFPRKQQLRLHRLSAHGGGEDGRGAAGSAARPFSCPVPGCAWSFATAYKLRRHLHSHDKLRPFACPAPGCSKRFTTVYNLRAHSRAHEQEAAHKCEACGQRFPSAARLAAHRRRSHLEPERPYRCDFPGCERTFITVSALFSHNRAHFREQEQFSCSFPGCNKQYDKACRLKIHMRSHTGERPFICDFEGCGWSFTSMSKLLRHKRKHEDDRRFMCPVEGCGKSFTRAEHLKGHSITHLGTKPFECPVEGCCAKFSARSSLYIHSKKHLQDVDSLKTRCPVSSCNKLFTSKHSMKTHMVKQHNFSPDLLTQLEATSSLTPSSELTSPGQSDLSNIDLVSLFSNVSSNNSGIGTDMALVNSGIVTIDVASVGSTLGGNLPVSNNSLSQAVDPLILVASSDMPQSLDSSLLLGTGATVLQQSTLNLDDVQTVNAEALGSLASLSVRNSSQEVHGLTSSNNLTIDTATLTPSSSLSSTAVPELLTPTKVERNLLPSSDVVGQQEGSKVVTQFVFSNPPGSYSAQKEMDLGPVTGSSFLESSGSARTDYRAIQLAKKRKQKGNGSSTGASGSGQRKSKGGKVSPTNFSSSNPGSRLGGNIVLPNGGLTIRDPATGAQYVQIQLLQDDSPGEGDLPFPLSSQSSSSHSQLTVDLPVHILQEPHNSAEDDAGSDNSQFTGSTINLQDLE from the exons ATGGAAACGCAGGGGCTGCCCGCCGCGGAGGCGGCCCGGGCCAGGCCCGGCGCCCAACatggcggccccgccgcgccgcccgccgccccgcgccgcccgccgccgccgcccgactgggagccggcggccgccgccgcctccaccTCCTCCGCCGCCAGCACCACCGCGTCGGGCCTCTACGTGAGCTTCCCGGTGctgctggtggaggagaagccGGAGCCCGGCGCCAGCCCGGCGCCCAGCCCTTgcgcgccgccggcggggcccgcGCCCGACAACGACGGGCTCCTACTCGTCTTCAACGTGGTGCGCGGCGCGGCCGAGGCCGGTCCGGGCGGTGGCGAAGCGGCGcgcgcccagcccggcccgccggccgccgAGCCGCCGGAGGAGGCccccggctcggccccgccgccgcctcctcctcccccgccgccgccaccgctgcCCCCCGCCGGCGGCGATGGCGGGGCGGAGGACGGCTCCTTCTCGGGGACCATCACCATCAACAACCAGAGCCTGGTGGTGCGCATCGAGAACGGCGTCCTGACGCTGGGGCCCGGCGCCGAGCAGGCCgcgggctccgcgccgccgccgccccccgccgccagccccgccgagccgccgggCGGGCCGCGGCCGCGCTCGCCGCCGGCCTTCCCCTGCCCGGAGCCGCGCTGCGGCGAGGCTTTTCCCCGAAAGCAGCAGTTGCGGCTGCACCGCCTCTCGGCGCACGGCGGCGGGGAGGacggccggggggcggcggggtcggCGGCGCGGCCCTTCAGCTGCCCGGTACCGGGCTGCGCCTGGTCGTTCGCCACGGCCTACAAGCTGCGGCGGCACCTGCACTCGCACGACAAGCTGCGGCCCTTCGCCTGCCCGGCGCCGGGCTGCTCCAAGCGCTTCACCACCGTCTACAACCTGCGGGCCCACAGCCGCGCCCACGAGCAGGAGGCGGCGCACAAGTGCGAGGCCTGCGGGCAGCGCTTCCCCAGCGCCGCCCGCCTCGCCGCCCACCGCCGCCGCAGCCACCTGGAGCCCGAGCGGCCCTACCGCTGCGACTTCCCCG GCTGTGAAAGAACATTTATCACAGTGAGTGCATTATTCTCCCATAACCGAGCCCACTTCAGAGAGCAAGAGCAGTTCTCCTGTTCGTTCCCTGGCTGTAACAAGCAGTATGACAAAGCCTGCCGGCTGAAAATCCACATGAGGAGTCACACAG GTGAAAGGCCTTTTATCTGTGACTTTGAAGGTTGTGGCTGGTCTTTCACCAGTATGTCCAAGCTGCTGAGACATAAAAG GAAACACGAAGATGACAGGAGGTTTATGTGCCCAGTAGAAGGCTGTGGGAAGTCATTCACAAGGGCAGAACACTTGAAAGGACACAGTATAACTCACCTTGGTACAAAGCCGTTTGAGTGTCCCGTAGAAG GTTGTTGTGCAAAATTTTCAGCACGAAGTAGTCTGTACATTCACTCCAAAAAACATCTTCAGGATGTGGACTCATTAAAGACTCGTTGCCCTGTGTCCAGCTGTAATAAATTGTTCACTTCCAAACACAGTATGAAGACGCATATGGTCAAACAGCATAACTTCAGCCCAG ATCTCCTAACTCAGCTTGAAGCAACCAGCTCCCTGACACCCAGCAGTGAACTCACTAGTCCGGGACAGAGCGATCTCAGCAACATAGACCTCGTATCCCTGTTCTCCAACGTGTCTAGTAACAATTCTGGAATTGGAACAGACATGGCGCTAGTGAACTCTGGAATTGTCACTATCGATGTTGCTTCGGTGGGCTCAACGCTCGGAGGAAACCTCCCTGTCAGTAACAATTCTTTAAGCCAGGCAGTCGATCCCTTGATCCTGGTGGCTAGCAGCGATATGCCGCAGAGCCTGGACAGCTCTCTCTTGCTGGGAACCGGTGCGACAGTTCTACAGCAAAGCACTTTAAATTTGGATGATGTACAGACTGTCAATGCAGAAGCATTGGGCTCACTAGCATCTCTGTCGGTGAGGAATTCCAGTCAAGAGGTGCACGGTTTGACGTCCAGCAATAATTTAACAATCGACACAGCCACTTTGACTCCTTCGAGTAGCCTCAGCAGTACCGCGGTGCCTGAGTTACTAACACCAACTAAAGTGGAACGGAATTTGCTTCCTAGCTCGGACGTTGTTGGTCAACAAGAGGGCAGCAAAGTTGTGACACAGTTTGTCTTCTCCAACCCTCCAGGGAGCTACAGTGcacagaaagaaatggatcttgGCCCAGTGACTGGCAGCTCATTTTTG gagagcAGTGGGTCTGCCAGAACAGACTACAGAGCCATTCAGCTagccaagaaaagaaaacaaaaagggaatGGGAGCAGCACAG GGGCATCTGGCTCTGGTCAGAGGAAAAGCAAGGGCGGTAAAGTAAGCCCTACCAACTTTTCATCATCCAATCCTGGCAGTCGACTGGGTGGCAACATAGTTCTGCCAAACGGAGGTCTGACAATAAGGGACCCTGCCACTGGAGCCCAGTATGTGCAAATTCAGCTTCTTCAG GATGATTCCCCGGGAGAGGGAGACTTGCCCTTTCCACTGAGCTCTCAGTCCTCCTCGTCACATTCTCAGCTCACAGTGGATTTACCTGTTCACATACTTCAG GAGCCACACAATTCCGCTGAAGATGATGCAGGTTCTGATAACTCTCAGTTCACTGGAAGCACAATAAACTTACAGGATCTGGAATGA
- the CFAP100 gene encoding cilia- and flagella-associated protein 100, producing the protein MSVPSNNHSALSQGTHGAEAITGSKMPSLHIESTSKSLSSKSGTETQLVLSDSPEEDEENPMKNPFTMPPEIDIFSIRNKEREKAKAERERMKTMKIHEKMTYSTKIKAKQKGCRKALQKEEEEEARKQATNEERLKTLQETLSWKTATNKDNPLEKETFHDYINDRREIFLLEYAIAVKRDEIQRMENIAKTEERKLEKAEYYLDKDAAMFAEFLKENHKNSVQALKIAEKESTAKTKKITEIQVITSQMENLQSDISRFKNTLQKYKMYRDFLYKLSPKEWQEEHGKKHTKEKDLKTATKATEESGSPKTTAEQDKCQGRAAHSSLGQPHAPNVHVVLSPGQGLTASPYTTSHIDPPNSLPPSQSLAVISLHEVRPHLKNFPKSLPTRKLNLLEDTESETCSDEDEEPELYFTDPQQLLSIFTEMEEENLTFIQNSQETEESLEKVQHTFITTHESTEKKLEELKQQVVTLRSSVAKEEKRVADLKLKVHLFTSGGHEADDQDKTLTSLNKKVLEVYCHCTGESETKLQTVQMLMVIEKQLNDLLDTLERIPPAKIEQAEKAKKAEQRMRLREEKLRQQKQQQEERLQRALERSQATIKKRSGRRLVFRSNPPTRKEKKKQSQEKMDKEKEEQLYYFTWQHSLNHSMEG; encoded by the exons ATGTCTGTGCCATCCAACAATCATTCAGCCTTATCGCAAGGAACCCACGGTGCTGAAGCAATTACTG GGTCAAAGATGCCATCTCTACATATAGAGTCAACATCTAAAAGTCTCTCTTCCAAATCTGGAACGGAAACTCAGCTTGTGCTGTCAG ACAGCCcagaagaggatgaagaaaacCCAATGAAAAATCCTTTTACAATGCCTCCAGAAATAGACATTTTCTCAATAAGgaacaaggaaagagaaaaggccaAGGCG GAACGTGAAAGGATGAAGACCATGAAAATCCACGAGAAAATGACTTACTccactaaaataaaagcaaagcaaaaagggTGCAGGAAAGCTctgcaaaaggaggaagaagaggaggccAGAAAACAGGCAACAAATGAAGAGAGACTGAAAACTCTTCAGGAGACTCTGTCATGGAAGACAGCCACTAATAAAG ATAACCCATTAGAGAAGGAGACCTTCCATGACTACATAAATGACAGAAGAGAGATATTTTTACTTGAG TATGCCATAGCAGTAAAGCGAGATGAGATTCAAAGGATGGAGAACATAGCAAAGACTgaggaaagaaaactggaaaaggctgAATACTACCTGGACAAGGATGCTGCCATGTTTGCTGAGTTCCTGAAGGAGAACCATAAAAACTCTGTTCAAGCCCTGAAAAT tgctgaaaaagaaagcacagcaaagacaaagaaaataacgGAGATCCAGGTGATCACTTCCCAAATGGAGAACCTCCAAAG TGATATATCCAGATTCAAGAATACTCTGCAGAAGTACAAAATGTACAGGGACTTCCTCTACAAACTATCTCCAAAAGAGTGGCAAGAGGAACATGGAAAAAAGCACACAAAGGAAAAGGATTTGAAAACAGCAACCAAAGCTACCGAAGAAAGTGGCTCACCTAAAACCACTGCAGAGCAGGACAAGTGCCAGGGAAGAGCTGCCCACTCCTCACTAGGACAGCCCCACGCTCCAAATGTCCATGTCGTCTTGTCTCCAGGCCAGGGTCTGACAGCCAGTCCCTATACTACCAGTCATATAGATCCACCAAATTCCCTGCCGCCTTCACAAAGTTTGGCAGTCATCTCACTACATGAGGTCAGGCCGCATCTCAAAAACTTCCCGAAGTCTCTACCAACAAGAAAACT AAATTTACTGGAGGACACAGAGAGCGAAACCTGCTCGGACGAAGATGAG GAGCCTGAGTTGTATTTCACTGATCCCCAACAACTGCTGTCTATTTTCACGGAGATGGAGGAAGAGAACTTGACTTTCATCCAGAATTCCCAGGAGACCGAGGAAAGTTTGGAAAAGGTCCAGCACACTTTCATCACCACACATGAAAGCAC GGAGAAGAAGTTAGAAGAGCTGAAACAGCAGGTAGTCACGCTGAGATCCTCTGTcgccaaggaagaaaagagagtagCAGATCTGAAACTCAAAGTTCACCTCTTTACCTCTGGAGGACACGAAGCTGACGACCAG GACAAAACGCTCACAAGCCTGAACAAGAAGGTGCTAGAAGTCTATTGCCACTGCACTGGAGAAAGTGAGACAAAGCTGCAGACAGTGCAGATGCTAATGGTGATAGAAAAGCAGCTCAATGATTTATTGGATACCTTAGAGAGAATCCCACCAGCAAAGATAGAACAGGCTGAGAAAGCCAAAAAAGCGGAACAGAGAATGAG GCTCAGAGAGGAAAAGCTCAgacaacagaagcagcagcaagaggaaagaTTGCAACGGGCCCTGGAAAGATCACAGGCAACTATAAAAAAAAGG agcGGCAGGAGGCTGGTGTTTCGTTCCAACCCACCTaccaggaaggagaagaaaaagcagagccaagAAAAAATGGataaggagaaggaagaacaacTCTATTATTTCACCTGGCAGCACAGCCTTAACCACAGCATGGAGGGCTGA